The window CTGCTCGCCACCCCCCTTCTGGCGCTGGCCACCGCCGCCGTGGACGATCCGCAGGTCCGGCACCAGCAGCAGCAGGCCGGATATGCGCTCCTGCTGTTTCTGCTGCCGCAACTGCCACTGTACGGCATCGCCGCCATCGGCATGGCCGTCCAGCAGGCCCGCGGCCGCTTCGCCATCGCCGCCGCCGCACCGGCGGCCGAGAACATCGCCAGCATCGCCGTCCTCGGGGTCTCGGCCCTGGTGTTCGGGGTGGGCCATGAGTTGCACGAGGTCGGCACCGGCCAGTTGATCCTCCTGGGAGCCGGCACGACGGCCGCGGTCGGCGTCCATGCCGCCGTCCAATTGTGGGGGGCATGGCGGGCCGGTGCGCCCCTGTTCCCTCGCGCGGGTTGGCAGGACGCCGAGGTTCGGGGCATCGTCCGTGTCGGGTTCGCATCCGGCGCCTACACCGCTTTGCAGAACCTGGTGTTCCTCATGCTCCTGGTGGCCGCGGGAAGCATCCCCGGCGGTGCCGTCGCGTTCCAATTCGGCTTCAATTTCGCGGCCCTGCCGGTGGCCCTGGTCGCGGTCCCGCTGGCGTCGGCCCAACTTCCCCGGCTGTCCCGCGCCATCGCCGGATCCCCGGCGGCGTTCCGGTCCCTTCTTGCCGAGAGCCTGGCCTTCGGCCGATTCCTCACCTTGCCTGCGGCCTTCCTGCTGGTCGCCCTGTCCGAACCCTTGGCCCGTGCGGTGACGTTCGGCGAAATGACGACCGATGCCGGTGTGGCGATCGTCGCCGCCGGCATCGGGGGGCTGGGCCTGGGTGTGTTCGGCGAGGCGTCGATGTCCCTTCTGTCATCCGCCGCCTATGCCCGCCGCAAGGTTGCCGCGCCCGTGTGGGCGATGGCCCTGCGCGCCGTCGTCGCCGCCGCTGGAACCGGTTTGGCCCTCGGCGTGATGGACGGCCCCTCCGTCCTTTGGACATTGGGGCTGGGCCAATCGGCCGGCAGCCTGCTGGCCGCCGCGTACCTGCACCGCACCTTGATGCGGTCCCGGCCCGCCAATCCACCGGAAGGCACCGCCCGGACTCGCGGGGGCACTCGTGCATTCCTGGGTGACATGGCGATTGCGGCCTTGTCCATGACGGCCGGTGGCGCGGTGGCGTTCTGGATCGGCAGCGCCCCTGGTGGCCAGGCCCAGGCCGCGGGAGGGGTCGTGGTCGGGGCGGCCATTGGCGGGGGCCTTTACCTCGCCATCCACTGGGTTCGCGGATCGCGGGAATTGGCATCCCTTGTGTCGATGATCCGGGGCGGTCCCAGTCATGCGGGCGGCACCGATGCGCGCAGTAAAGGCATACGGGCCGTGTTGGGACCCACGCCCGGCAGGGTACGGGCGGAGTAAGCGGGGCGGCCCGGTACGGCTTGGTCCTTGCCCGCCGGCGCCCGTCGAAGTGACCGCAGGAAGAGGAAGTCGCCGTGGTGTTCGCAGTGGTCGGATTCTTGGCTTTGGCGGCGTTCGTCGCCACCCTGCTGCGACCGCAGTTCGGGGCCTATCTCTGGCTGCTTGCGAACCCGCTCGTCGTCGGCATTGCGCGGGGTGACTATCTTCCCGTCCTGCGCCCCAACGAAGCGCTGCTGCTGCTGATCGTCGCCGCGCTCGCGACCCGGGCCGTGCTGCTCGAGCTCGCCGGTCACCCCCTCCGCATACGGTTCGACCAGATCGACCTGGTGCTCATCCTGCTGGCCGTGACCAGCTCGATCCTGCCGATGCTGATGCGGTACGGGCGCGGCTTGCCGGTTTCACAGGACGACATCCTCTACGCCTTCGTTCTGTGGAAATATTACGTCCTGTTCCGCGTGTTCCGGGGGACCGTCACCACGGTGGGCCAGGTTGCGACCTGCCTGTGGATCTCCCTGGCCTCCGGCCTCGTGGTGGCGCTCGTCGGCCTGATGCAGGTTTGGAACCTGTTCGGCGTCCCGGAGTTTCTGCACACCTATTACGACAATCCGTTCGAGGGCCATTCGGGCGTCCTGACGGAGCGCGGCACCTCCACCATCAGCTCCTCCTTCGGCTTTGCCGATCTGATGATCATGAATCTCGTCATCGCCGCGGCCATGGTTCACGGCCGGTTTGGCGGAACGGGGCGCCTTGCGCTGGCAGGGGCGTTGTTCCTGGCGGGTTGCATCGCCGCAGGCGCCTTCTCGGGCTTTATCGCGCTCGCAGTGGCCATGCTGGCGTTCGGACTTATCACCAAGCGGCTGGTTCAGATGCTGCTGCTCGGCACCCCGGCCGCAATCGCCGCCGTCGTCGCACTGTGGCCCGTCGTCAGCAAACGGATGTCCGGGTTCGAAAGGCCGGAAGGCGTGCCGCATAGCTGGACGGGCCGGTGGGCAAACCTGGAAACCTTCTTCTTCCCGGAGCTTCTGTCCGGCCTCAATTGGCTTGTCGGTGTCCGCCCGGCCCCGCGGGTTCCCGCGCCGGAAACCTGGCGCGAGTACGTCTACATCGAAAGCGGCTATGTCTGGCTGTTCTGGATCGGCGGCGTTCCGCTGTTCGCCGCCTTCCTTCTGTTCCTGTGGGTTTCGGGCCGCCACCTTCTGAAGGTGGTCCGGGCGCGGGCGGACGAGGTGTCCGTTGCGGCCACCGCAACCCTTGCCTTCCTGTGCGTGATGGCGGTGCTGATGCTGTTGGACCCGCACCTCACCGTGCGGGGATCGGCCGACCTGTTCTTCCCCTTGCTGGCGCTCTCCCTGGTCCGGCCACGCGATGCGGTGGCGACACGGCCGGCGGAGCGCTCCCCCTTGCCACAGCCCATGGCCTACCGGAT is drawn from Azospirillaceae bacterium and contains these coding sequences:
- a CDS encoding lipid II flippase MurJ, whose product is MLTDYRTVAVWTLVSRITGFCRIIVMGAVLGPTYFANIFQTTAYVPNILFGVLGGSMVGAVLVPPLVRSTDEAVFRRLANGFLGAMLPILLAAALLTTLLATPLLALATAAVDDPQVRHQQQQAGYALLLFLLPQLPLYGIAAIGMAVQQARGRFAIAAAAPAAENIASIAVLGVSALVFGVGHELHEVGTGQLILLGAGTTAAVGVHAAVQLWGAWRAGAPLFPRAGWQDAEVRGIVRVGFASGAYTALQNLVFLMLLVAAGSIPGGAVAFQFGFNFAALPVALVAVPLASAQLPRLSRAIAGSPAAFRSLLAESLAFGRFLTLPAAFLLVALSEPLARAVTFGEMTTDAGVAIVAAGIGGLGLGVFGEASMSLLSSAAYARRKVAAPVWAMALRAVVAAAGTGLALGVMDGPSVLWTLGLGQSAGSLLAAAYLHRTLMRSRPANPPEGTARTRGGTRAFLGDMAIAALSMTAGGAVAFWIGSAPGGQAQAAGGVVVGAAIGGGLYLAIHWVRGSRELASLVSMIRGGPSHAGGTDARSKGIRAVLGPTPGRVRAE